Part of the Falco cherrug isolate bFalChe1 chromosome 1, bFalChe1.pri, whole genome shotgun sequence genome, GCAATAGTAATTACAGTATATAACACAGTTTCTTTTATCCCTTATTACTTAATTGGCACCCAACATCTTTAGTTTCAGAGATTCTGGATGACTGAAtatggaaaaacaaatgcacCAATCTAgtgttattttctttgccaCTGCCATCAGAGAACCATGGAGGAGACTGGCCAAGGCAGTGTTCCCCTGTGAGAGGAATAAAGTTATGCCTGCAGCAGTGTAAGTTTCACCCACAGTGGGCCCTGTTAGAGCCACTGGCAGCTAATCCGTAGCACAGCACCATTAGTACCTAGTGAAGTAATTGGTGGAACAGAGAACAGTTGTTCTGTCCCAGCAAGGCTGGATGGCAGAGAGTTGCTCAAAGGCAAACGCAGATACTAACAAAGAGAACTCAATTTACCATATAAACTCTCAGGTGAAACAGGTTAGTGAGTAGTAAATGAGGGCAACTCCAGGATTAAATTACTTTTGAGTAGAAGTTTTCTGGATGACAATTTTGGTCAAAAGTATTGAAGTTCTGCCAAAATCCCTTTTCAGAGTTCACGTTCCCATCTGCATCTGGGCTAATGTAACATCTTTGGTCTCAAATTATGCTACTGAAGAACAGAATTCATATAATGTCTTGAAAACATAAAAGCCTCAGCTACACAGCTGAATGACTCTTCAGCCCAGAGAAACATGTCTGCTTAGAAATTTGGGTTACCTTCACTATTACAAGGAAGTAAGTAGTTGTTTGCATCATGTCTCCCCACCACCAAGGAAATTACTTGTTCCATAACAGAGTAAATAAAGTTATCTTCATATTATTTCCATTCTATTAAAAGGTTTGGTATTTTGAAAACCAGATtgtttttatatgtataaaaaaacccctaactaCTCAGACATCACGCCCTACAACTGAATTACTACTGTCAAAATATTTAGTCATGATGTCTCCAGCCTCAGCAACCATGTTCTCCCTCTACACCCTACTAAGAACTGCATGCTGTACCGGTTTCCAAAATCTACAATTCACAGGTCCTGGTCCTACCCTATCAGTTACATCTATCATACCTTTGGTCCAATGTTTCCATATCTCAGCTGGCACTTCACACATTTAGAGATGCAGACGTGCCACGGTTGCACCTTCCAGCTCCTTGGTGCTTTCCCTCTTGAACTATCCATAAATTAAATAACAGGCATGTAAGAATTATTTAGACACATGTAATTATCCTATTTCATAACTGAACAAAATATTATGCCTCACACTACAAAAGGCCAGACAATTAAAGCAATAGAGGGTGTTAAAGTTCAGGAAACTAGTAGGTTTCTATACACTGTTAATCCTACTGAGTCTTACAGTTTTTCACTATCACACTGACACAGAGTTCAGTGCATGTCCATGCTACAGACCAAATATATAATACAGTACAGCATGGGTCATCTGTTTGCTCTTCTTGATTAAAAATAGTATATTCAGACATCTACTATCAAATCTGCTTGAGCTTTTTTACTACAATGTTCAGTTTCATACTGGATATTCCTTGTCAACTGCCAAAGCTGAACTCTTCTATGCTCTATCTTgcatcaaattattttgaatgtttaAACCAGAATAGTtgcactttcaaaaaaaatctatttaagcagaaagaaaagcgGTTTTCCTCACATCAAGAAAAACTTACACCTACTTTGTTGAAAAACTCTATTACCCCTCATGTTTTATCTGAAATCAAGCAGCTGTATGGCCCCAGAATAATACCTGAGTATCTTCTGAGGCACCTATCAAAAAAGGATTTGAGGAGGAGAAATAAGTGGGGTAGAGAGACAAGATGAGACAGAACAGAATTAGGGAATATGTagaacaagaacaacaaaagctGAGGGTATGTAAGGTGATATGAAAGATGTAGGAATAAGAGAGGGGAACAATAGTGGCGATGGCAGAGGAAGAACAGGAAATCGTGAAGAGGAGGGCTTACGGTTAACAGAgacaaaggaattttttttaatacaatacaTTATGGTATAAACAGTCACTTATGGCCCCATTTCTTTTATAGCACTTGTCATTCTTCTCAATTACTTTGAGCTaggattttctttatttctttcatggctgaatgaaaagaaaaaaatggagaaaagaaaaatctggagtttaaaataaagatctGCCTCAGCACTTGAGTTCCATTTTGACAGGTGAAGAGGCTCAACAATTTCGAAACCGTAAAAAAGAACCCGACCACCAACTACTTCGGACACGCACTGCGGCATGCACTGCCACCCTGAGGTAGAAAATTCCAAGTACAGCGAGAAGCAAAGGTCATGTTTCAAAAGGACTCTTGTACAccacattaattttatttaatattgctAATATTTCTAGTGTTTCTATTGAGTGTTCCGTGATGAAAACGCATTAGGGCAGTGAAAAGACAGTCTTCTTAAAAAGGACATGGGCTCCCATTTTTAAAGGACATTTATTAGGCGTTACAAAAAGTTGTGAAGGCCTTTATATCTGTACAACATTGCACATTTCAGTAATCATACCATTCAGTGCACAAACCCCATCTGAACGGTGTTCATTTTCATGCAGCTTTACAGATTAGGGTGACAGACACCTATCTTTAAATAAGACAACCATTAATTCAAGCGCAAACACATACAGTAGAATGAAGATATTCCCACTGCATGCACAGGCAAGTGGAAAATACAGTGGTTCAAGTTTCAGATGGACTTAAAGTTCTTGTGGGTGTGTTCTCCATTCAGTAGCCTATGCTTTTGTGTCTGCTACTAGATTAAATCTGTGCACTGGTCATACCTCCTCCACCCTGAAAATGTATCTATATGGTCCTGCAGAGGATGATCTGACATAACAGACTGACTACTGTAATTCTGAGCATTATACAAACTCAAATCCACTGTTACTTACACAGAAGAACCTTCCCACCAAATAGTCTACACAGTAAGTGTATCAAACACTGCTATGCTACAGCGAATCTAGGCCGAATAGTATGATCTAGCCCACAATCAAGTAAAGAGAAATTTGCTCTGATCCTCAGTGAGCATTTCTCAGGTTTTCAGGCTCCCAGTATAGACCTTTATGCTCAGATACTAGTTAAATTCTTTCAGATGAGATGCTGTAATTCAACAGATATGAACGACAGACAGGGCACTAATTATTTGTTAGTGTCTTGTATTCGGTTACATTTTTATTCCCAGTAAGTTTTCCTGAGAAGCTCTCTCAAAGCTTAGAAAAGTTTGGGCTTTACGCTAAAGTTTAGTGATTATGCAAGCTAATACTTTGAATCTAGACTGTGCCTATTAATCTACAGACTcaaacagcttcagaaatatTGATTTAGCTTCATGACATCCCAAGGAGAGataaattactgtatttgtatTAGGTAAGAGAAAACCCCAGGCAATAACTATAATAGAGTACTGGGCTTGATTGCAAGTCCTCTAAAAATGTTTACCAATGACATTGTCTTCATCATTCCTCTtctacttctgctttttatactaaaaaagaaaagaaataaataattatttgcgTGAAAGAGCACATAACTAAAAGGAACAGTTCACACTGACAAGGATTTACAGCCTTCTTCATGATCTACATAAAATTATCTCACTTTCCTTTAAGTTAGATTAAAATTTGATAGGCTTTCCCTCtacaatataaaataatgcTTCTTGGCAGGCACTGTGAATCTGATGCTCCTGTCACAGAGTTCAGTTACCAGTTTTCCAATGAGGCAGACTACCATCTCTGTAGCAGAATCAGAATGAGGCTTTTCATAATTGCAGGGAGAATAAAATCAGATTCAGGCACAGACAATTATTTGCTAGGCTGTAACTGCTGGGATTTGGCTACTGCTGTAATTTTATAATCTATGACTAATCTGTGCTTGCTTCTGTAACAATTCCCATTTGGATTTCATGGCCTGACAGAGAGAAGGACTTAACAGTCATTTAGTAAATTAAATCACAGATACTTAGAGCAAGCTGAACTTTTGACTTGTTTCATTACACTCTCAGAAACCCATGTTAACATATTGTGCTCCCCAACCAGATTTCAATCCAAGGAAATGCAGGTGACTCAGCTGTCTAACGGTAAACAATCTTCACTCTTTAAGAAACCAGTTTGAGTGGTATCTTTCAGTCCTGTGATAGTAAAGAGTCATAGCCACTGGGTGATAATTATGGCACAAGTAAACCAGTTCCTACAATTTTGCCACTATGCTGTTGGACCCCGATCTGTGTAGTCACAGGCAAgatctgaacaaaaaaaataaaatcattctgGGAGTTTATGTAAACTCAGAGAGGATAGATTCCTGTTAGGAAAGTAGCTGATACATATCAACAAACTGGCTTGCAAAATattatagggtttttttcccccataataGTTATAATAGCCACTAATGCTGAAATTTAATAGAATTATTCATGGAAACAAAGATTTATACAGACCAACTTAAAGCATCACTGGTTCCAAAAAATACACTTAAGTTTATATCGacaaagaagaatttttaagCAAGAACTATCACAATCATAAATCCCTAGTGGCTAAGTATTTTCTGTCACCTGGATACAACAGTTTGCTGTTCCTAAGTTGCCTCTGATGTTTTATTCTTTGATGTGAACTGAGAGCAAAACTTAGACAATCTGATGCATGCACCTTACTCATGACCCAGTCAGCATCTTCAATGGCCCTCTTAATGATCTGCTGGATTCGCTCAGGATCGTCTTCATCAGCATGAACTTTGAAGCTCTGCAATATTCAAACATTCAAAGTGTTACACTGACTACCCAACTTAAAACAACAGTTGTCAAAATAAGGATCACTTTgaaattgcaaagaaaatatttgatgcAAGCAAACTATTGACCTGAAAGGGCAAAAATATACATGGTAGCACCTGACAGTGCTATTTCCATAACAAGCATTGTCAAATGTAATTTCATATTAAGCATTTTACTCCTTTCACACATcatcagcaaaaaaaccccagaaaacttCAATTCACATTAAATATAGAAAGACACAGCACAACAGGTACTATCAAAGGCACGAAACTACTTCTATATGAACAATTAGATGGGATTCACCCATccagggggcagctgggggtggAGGTATATAGTGGAAAACATGACTGACAAGAAACCAGTAAGTTTCACCATAAAAGACGTGTTTAGGTGAGTAAGGAATGATTGTTCACTCTCCTGACTAACACCAGAATTAGAGATGAAAGCCAAGGAAAATAGGTGGTTTCAGATTCAAAGCAATCAAAAAGAAATGCTCCTACATACTCCTGGTATAATCCTTCAAACCCACTAATGTTTCAAGCTTGCAGAAGAATAGTATTTTAAGCGTCAGGAGTTATAAGAAGTTGGTCCAAACTgtaggaggagaaaaacaaaaagcctcaCAACACTGAATTCCACCAACAGAAATCAGTTTCTCACCTGCCTGACTGCATGTCTGTAATGCTGACGAATATTCTCTTCAGGAAGTTGCTTACAGCATCGAAGCAGGTAACGATACAACTGCAAAGAGTTCTGAACTAATTCAGCATTTGGTAGTGGGGCCATTATCAAGCTTTTtagctgttgaaaataaaacacaaatcaaaacatctaattagtttttttaagaacagagaaATAGAAGTGTAAAGTAATTTTATGACAAAGAAAACAGGGCCAGCAGCATGACTTGAAGAAActttagaagaaaacacaatATCAAATGAATCAGAATTGCTTGGTTTATGGACAGATGGGGGTGAGGTCTCATTGATCAAggtattaaaatacagaagtatgCAGTTCATGCCAGAAGATCACTTTATGGTGGTAATATTGAAGTGTACTGTAATATTAAATTTCTTCTAGTTTATAAAAAAGGACCCACAGTGTAAGCTGCTGTAAGTATATAAAGCAGTACTGCAACCTTGATGGAACTTTACTTGATAAGCCATGATTCTTAGATTCATTCAAGCTTCCAGTGCTTTCCTTGAACATCCATTAGAGTCCATCTACTTGTGACATTGTAGAATGAGGATGTTCATAATTGCTACAAGTGGTGTTGGAGTTTAGCAATATTTCCTAGTATTGTCATTATCTCAAGAATATCTTGTGAACTGGCCTATGAGTGTCAGCTTTAACTTGAGGTAACACCTACAAATATAGGAGAAGCCAGGCAAAAATATCTCTGGtttcaaattttcctttttttttttttggtaacagcaacaggaaaagaacaaatttaACAAGTTTCACCTCTACAACTATTCTTACATATTGTAACAATAAGTCCATCCAGGCTATATATAGTGCTAATCAAATACTGTAAATGACTTGTCATTTAGTAGATGGCTACCATCTGCAAAGAACTAAGttaacatttggaaaaaaagcacttttacATCATTACTCTTAAGAATAAAGATAAATAAGTAAATGAAGAATGAAGTAGGTGTATGACATTATTTAGCACCCGTTAGGATTCTTACTCattatttggaacattttttttttcctttttcttaagtAATTTAAGTCCTTCAgccaaatttatttcagaatagaACACCACCTGGGCTGTACATTTGCATAGACTAGCTCTTCTTGCAGTGGGGAAAATCTCACTATGTACCTATAAAACGTCCATCATAACAGGATATGTACTAGTGTagtctgtattttcagtaaaacaaaattcCATCTCAGTCTGTAACTAAGTAGATCTAAATCAGCATACCTTTATAGAGTAGCAAGAACTACGTCAGTTTACAGTAGCAGAAGTCACTGAAAATCTTTAGTATTTTATGCACAAATAGTATAATTTTTCTATGTGGAAAAAATCTAAAGATTTCTATGATAAAAACACAGAATGTGTCTTATTCTTAAGGGATGGGACCTGACAACATTGCTTTACTCATGGCACAAAACCACAGTACAAAGTCGTATCTGAGCACCTCACAGTATCGTTTGTCTGTTCGTTACTTAAAGATTGAGTGAAATCTATGCTATATTGATCTTTTAAATCTAATTATCTTTTGTCAAAAGTAACAGCTTGTAAAATGAGAGGGAGCTGTTCCTGTGGCAGAGCTTCTTGTCTACAGGAAACGTGAGAAAGAGCACTACAATATTAGCATTATTATCTGTATTGGAATTGTGCCCATACTCTTCAGTCAAGGATTCAGGCTCCATCATGGTAGGTACTATATATACCTACATATCTAATGAAAAAGTTCCTGCCACAAAGAATTTACAAGGCAGACTAATGACAAGTCATAAGACGAGGCAGATGAGCCAAAGAGGTGGGATGGGAATGGGGAGGAGGTGACAGTAATAAGCCTGTTTTTGTGTAGACTAATAGAGCACACGATATAGCTCACCACCTGGTGAGCTGATATCAACAGGCAAGttttataacaattttttttaaggaccTGCAGAAACACAGTGAGTCACAGCTGATGGGTGTTATGGAAGCCCCTAAGAAAGGCTCTGATgacacttcagaaaaagcttttctagcCTCCAAGGGAAAAAGATGACTGTCTTAAGGAAGTATTTTACAGGGTTACTACCTCATGAGCTGAtgatataaattattaaaactaATAAGGATATACAATAAGCTCAATAGGCATAAATCTCTAAAGGACATATGTCAGGatccttttcctgcttattTACACTGACATCTTTCCTTACATCTGAAATGGGTTCTGCGTAATTCATTTATGAGTGTACTCAAAATCACTTTAGCCACACTTTCAAGAAGCAAAGCCCTTTCCCCAAAGTATTATATAGATTTATGACAAACAGCACTCCAAAAAAGCCACCAATCACAGTGGCTAACCCCCTATGAAAAATACCCATAAAAGTTACAAAAATCCCAATTTGATATTCATTACCAACATGCCATGTTTTTTGTGATTGCAACAAGCTGAAGGATCTCTGTATGGTGCCATTTACCCTGATTCtgtttttaatattataaaaataattttaaaaaaacagccaaaaaatGGCTGTTGGACCCCAAGCTCTTGTAAACACCACTATAACAGCTGTGATTACTTTCCATTGGAGCTACTTACAACTACTTGCACAAGATTCAGCTCGGTTACTTCCTTAATTAATCACAGGTTAAGGACTTCCTATGCAGGGGaacttggaaagaaaagtagaaaaaggcCATTCCCAAGACGGATAAATGGGTGTGATGCCAATGTCAAATATGGCAATTGGGAATGCTGTTTTGTGTTGTGCTGGTAATGCCCCATCCAGTGCAGGAAGGGCTAATACacagcactgaaacagaaaaggtggATCAAATTTAACATTTAAGATAGTAACTTTGATTGGTTTTTTATTACTAAAGTCTGGAATAAAGATCTTGGGGACTGAAATGGTATAACATTTAGGAAAGATTCCATggacaaaatgcaaaaaatagcatttctgatttttagttACAGGTAACTCTACCCAGAAGTAGATGATGTTGACTGGATTAAGtttccaaacaccccccctcTCTCACCATGCTTGAGTGTGAAAACCTGTTTCTCGCCCACAAGACAGAATACAGGAGCAAAGTAATTAAGATACGTCATCATAACCTTTACCCTCTGTCTCCTTCTTATCTACCTCTCCCACAACTGACATGCTCTAACGCAGGTAAATCTGCACCAGCCTCCAGCAGGTCAGTGCTGTGCCAGTAAAACTCACTCACTCCGAGTCCCATCTTTCTCCAGTATCTAAAACTGACCAGTGGTTTTCTGCACTTTGAGCTGCACGGGGTGCGTATGCTTTTGAATACTTGATATGTTCTATCAGAAAAGTACAAGAGATGAGGTAAGACTTCACAATGATCCCCCCTGAGAATTATTGACAGCCAAAATATGGTTTCCATTAGCTTTCATGAACAATTAGAAAACCATTCTTCT contains:
- the LYRM9 gene encoding LYR motif-containing protein 9 isoform X4; amino-acid sequence: MAPLPNAELVQNSLQLYRYLLRCCKQLPEENIRQHYRHAVRQSFKVHADEDDPERIQQIIKRAIEDADWVMSKYKKQK
- the LYRM9 gene encoding LYR motif-containing protein 9 isoform X1; amino-acid sequence: MWAASQWEAGSRLMSGGRGQWRSRGGLKSLIMAPLPNAELVQNSLQLYRYLLRCCKQLPEENIRQHYRHAVRQSFKVHADEDDPERIQQIIKRAIEDADWVMSKYKKQK
- the LYRM9 gene encoding LYR motif-containing protein 9 isoform X3; the encoded protein is MSHWRLKSLIMAPLPNAELVQNSLQLYRYLLRCCKQLPEENIRQHYRHAVRQSFKVHADEDDPERIQQIIKRAIEDADWVMSKYKKQK
- the LYRM9 gene encoding LYR motif-containing protein 9 isoform X2 — its product is MHQGSFGLCFHSSSGELKSLIMAPLPNAELVQNSLQLYRYLLRCCKQLPEENIRQHYRHAVRQSFKVHADEDDPERIQQIIKRAIEDADWVMSKYKKQK